A genomic stretch from Candidatus Nitrososphaera gargensis Ga9.2 includes:
- the purQ gene encoding phosphoribosylformylglycinamidine synthase subunit PurQ, translating into MAKIGIVVFPGSNCDRDVHHVLNNVIGVQADFLWHTKDRISSYDAMIIPGGFAFGDRLRAGIIAAHSPIIQEVKRMAKDGMPVLGICNGFQILVESGLLPGALMMNDSLRFVCRWTKVEVKNNKTPFTSQFAPKQTFAIPVAHGEGRYMADSKIIKDLKKKNQIVLQYSNDDPNGSTNLIAAICNEEGNVMGMMPHPERASESILAAEGAGNDAITIFRSLVSNLKQKAIA; encoded by the coding sequence ATGGCAAAGATTGGAATTGTTGTTTTCCCCGGCAGCAACTGCGACCGCGACGTTCACCACGTTCTAAACAACGTCATAGGCGTCCAAGCAGACTTTCTGTGGCACACCAAGGACCGGATCAGCAGCTACGACGCAATGATAATCCCCGGCGGCTTTGCTTTTGGCGATCGCCTGCGGGCAGGCATCATCGCTGCCCATAGCCCAATTATACAAGAAGTGAAAAGGATGGCAAAGGACGGCATGCCCGTGCTTGGCATCTGCAACGGCTTTCAAATCTTGGTCGAGTCTGGTCTCTTGCCGGGTGCCCTCATGATGAACGACTCACTCCGGTTTGTGTGCCGGTGGACAAAGGTCGAGGTCAAGAACAACAAGACTCCTTTCACAAGCCAGTTTGCACCAAAGCAGACATTTGCCATCCCGGTGGCACATGGCGAAGGCCGCTACATGGCCGACAGCAAGATAATAAAGGATCTAAAGAAAAAGAACCAGATTGTTTTGCAGTATTCCAATGATGACCCCAACGGATCGACCAACCTCATTGCGGCGATCTGCAACGAAGAGGGCAACGTTATGGGCATGATGCCCCACCCAGAGAGGGCGAGCGAAAGCATCCTTGCAGCAGAAGGCGCAGGGAACGACGCCATCACGATTTTCAGGTCACTTGTTTCCAATCTGAAGCAAAAGGCGATTGCATAG
- the purS gene encoding phosphoribosylformylglycinamidine synthase subunit PurS, producing MNLWEPVPKFVVQVVIENKPYINDPEGETIHRDLVVKGGYSNVQSVRSAKMLKMVVSSKSEKDAEAIVKKLCEELRIFNPVVSNCTVKATGTA from the coding sequence ATGAATCTTTGGGAACCTGTGCCAAAGTTCGTAGTGCAGGTAGTGATTGAAAACAAGCCCTACATCAACGACCCTGAAGGCGAGACCATACATCGCGACCTTGTTGTCAAGGGCGGCTATTCAAACGTGCAATCTGTGAGGTCAGCAAAGATGTTAAAGATGGTCGTGAGCTCAAAATCAGAGAAAGACGCCGAAGCGATCGTGAAAAAGCTATGCGAAGAGCTGCGCATATTCAACCCTGTCGTCAGCAACTGCACTGTCAAGGCGACTGGCACTGCCTAG
- a CDS encoding CBS domain-containing protein, producing the protein MTTGVVRDIMTKQIVMIDHDKSALEAAKTMAEKGISSVFVVKDGQPVGIVSERDFIKKICAKELPIAQVKIGDIMSKILTTADPETPIEVAVQRMVNHKIRRLPIMDGGKLVGIITVTDLAKHLRTTLLLEGALGDFSSSLDDAFAIEHEDNKNTK; encoded by the coding sequence ATGACAACAGGCGTAGTGCGCGACATCATGACAAAGCAGATAGTCATGATAGACCATGACAAGTCGGCACTGGAGGCTGCCAAGACGATGGCAGAAAAGGGCATCAGTTCCGTGTTCGTTGTCAAGGATGGTCAGCCTGTCGGTATCGTGAGCGAGCGTGACTTTATCAAAAAGATATGCGCCAAAGAACTGCCGATCGCGCAGGTGAAAATAGGTGACATCATGTCCAAGATACTGACAACTGCCGACCCGGAGACGCCTATAGAAGTCGCCGTGCAGAGGATGGTAAATCACAAGATACGCCGGCTTCCAATAATGGACGGCGGAAAATTGGTCGGCATAATCACCGTGACTGATCTTGCAAAACATCTGAGGACAACGCTATTGCTTGAAGGAGCGCTGGGCGACTTTAGTAGCAGCTTGGACGATGCCTTTGCTATAGAGCATGAAGATAATAAAAACACTAAATAG
- a CDS encoding carboxypeptidase-like regulatory domain-containing protein, which translates to MPTRKESTRIVAYTAAGIIGEIALAGFIISGGVLPDANVSQTIPPGLEPGFLHGYVDGPGGLPAIGATVLAVQQGTDFAASAFVFVNGQYFIDVPPGTYIVYVAYPDGTDKIATVEEEDQALS; encoded by the coding sequence TTGCCGACAAGAAAGGAGAGCACCAGAATAGTCGCATATACTGCGGCGGGAATAATTGGTGAAATAGCACTTGCAGGCTTTATAATAAGCGGAGGCGTCCTGCCTGACGCTAATGTTAGCCAGACCATACCGCCCGGATTGGAGCCCGGATTTTTGCACGGTTATGTCGATGGTCCCGGCGGTCTGCCTGCCATAGGGGCGACAGTATTAGCGGTACAGCAAGGAACAGACTTTGCGGCAAGCGCATTTGTCTTTGTCAACGGCCAGTACTTTATAGATGTGCCGCCTGGCACGTACATAGTCTATGTCGCCTACCCAGACGGAACGGACAAGATTGCTACAGTGGAAGAAGAGGATCAAGCCTTGAGCTGA
- a CDS encoding ArsR family transcriptional regulator yields the protein MKILIITCRIFTHGSLIGAFSGLRVVYGACQRNEVSILSSLSKKPAKLSSLSRELGITVQDVHRNLNRLSQEGLVKRLDGMFYVTEYSMVVMKQVPDLLVMKKNRKFF from the coding sequence ATGAAAATCTTAATTATCACTTGTAGAATATTTACACATGGAAGCCTCATCGGAGCGTTCTCTGGCCTCCGAGTTGTTTATGGGGCTTGCCAGCGAAACGAGGTTTCCATACTTTCTTCGCTGAGCAAAAAGCCGGCCAAGCTCAGTTCTCTATCTAGGGAACTTGGCATTACCGTTCAGGATGTACATCGAAATTTGAACAGACTTTCGCAGGAGGGTCTTGTAAAAAGGCTTGACGGCATGTTCTATGTGACAGAATATAGCATGGTAGTGATGAAGCAGGTTCCAGATTTGCTTGTCATGAAGAAGAACAGAAAATTCTTTTAA